The bacterium sequence AAGGTTTGCCGCTTCTGCGCCGACAAAGACGTGCGGATGGATTACAAGAATCCCAAGATGCTGAGCCTCTTCATCACCGAGCGGGGCAAGATCATCCCCCGCCGCATCACCGGCAACTGCGCTTTGCACCAGCGCTCCTTGACCACCGCGGTGAAGCGGGCCCGGGTGCTGGCATTGATTCCCTTCACCGCCACCCACGCTTAAGGGGCGGCGGCGCGATGACGAGCTTGGAGTCTCCAGTCCGAGACCTCGCTCTTCCCCGGGAAGCCCTGGGTTGGAAGGGAGCGCTTTGGCTGGGGCTGATCTCGCTGGCTCTCTACTTGAGCGGCCTCTTGGTTTGGTTGACTCCCTTGCCGGTGCTTTACGCTTACCGCAAGGGGCGGCAGCTCAAGAGCTTGGTGGCGGTGCTGATCCCGACCGCTCTGCTCTGGTTGGTTTACGAAGGCCTGGTGCCGTATTTCTCGGAGAATTACGGCTTCGAGCAGGCCATGAAATTTTTCTTTTGGGTTCCCGGTTTGGGTCTGGCCGGTCCGGGCTCGACGTGGAACCCGGCGATCTTTGGCATTGTCTACTATCTCTTCTTCACCCTGCTCGGCGCCTTGCTCGGCGAGTTCGAGCCCCAGCCTTATCGGATGACCCGGCTGGTGGGGCAGACCGTCGGGATCCTCGCGCTCTGCCTGCTTTCCTGGCTCCTGCTCTACACCGCCGGGAACTGGTCGGGCTTTGTCCAAGGGATGGAAGCCTACTTCGTCCGCCTCCTCGAGGAGGTCTCGAAGGTTCCGCAGGGAAGTGAAGAGATGGAGCTTCAGT is a genomic window containing:
- the rpsR gene encoding 30S ribosomal protein S18; amino-acid sequence: MPPYNRGKSRKRSFSRRKVCRFCADKDVRMDYKNPKMLSLFITERGKIIPRRITGNCALHQRSLTTAVKRARVLALIPFTATHA
- a CDS encoding DUF2232 domain-containing protein, which codes for MTSLESPVRDLALPREALGWKGALWLGLISLALYLSGLLVWLTPLPVLYAYRKGRQLKSLVAVLIPTALLWLVYEGLVPYFSENYGFEQAMKFFFWVPGLGLAGPGSTWNPAIFGIVYYLFFTLLGALLGEFEPQPYRMTRLVGQTVGILALCLLSWLLLYTAGNWSGFVQGMEAYFVRLLEEVSKVPQGSEEMELQWSLIRSHAPSIAFYAVRLLPAMIFNMLIFVVWLNVVVARRLFGAKVAWFPSVGNLQRWRFPFAGVWILIGCGLLLALDVYVVKGETLRLLAINAFIVFGLVYLFQGLAIVAFYLGRWNLSPMLRLLFYAILVLFFQPLSFLLVAFGFFDSWFDFRRLQKKE